One window of Candidatus Poribacteria bacterium genomic DNA carries:
- a CDS encoding biotin--[acetyl-CoA-carboxylase] ligase translates to MMDSRFVSEILFKYVTGSTNDDAIRLARSGMPEGTLILADYQTNGRGRLGRRWVAPPGTSVLMSLILRPILPLEKIGALNLAASVAVAMTVSKMIGMKAMIKWPNDILVKGRKVAGILIETGLDLSGRPFSALGIGINVNMSEDDFPIDIRPKATSLSELAGRYLDRLELIDLFLSEFEPRYKEINSGEWLTLLSEYRQLSWTLGKQVRLITDGCRIGGLALDIGEQGELLVRLPDGRLERAFSGESSIDC, encoded by the coding sequence ATGATGGATAGCCGTTTTGTCTCCGAGATACTGTTCAAATACGTAACTGGATCAACTAACGATGATGCGATTCGACTTGCCCGGTCGGGCATGCCCGAAGGCACCCTGATCCTGGCCGATTATCAGACCAACGGGAGAGGAAGGCTCGGCAGAAGATGGGTGGCTCCACCTGGGACTTCGGTATTGATGTCCCTGATTCTCAGACCGATCCTCCCCCTGGAAAAGATAGGAGCTTTGAACCTCGCTGCTTCCGTGGCGGTAGCGATGACGGTTTCAAAGATGATCGGAATGAAGGCGATGATCAAATGGCCGAACGATATCCTCGTTAAAGGAAGAAAGGTGGCGGGAATCCTCATTGAAACAGGGCTAGACCTGAGCGGAAGACCGTTTTCGGCCTTGGGGATAGGGATCAACGTCAACATGTCGGAAGATGATTTTCCAATTGATATCAGACCGAAGGCCACCTCTTTAAGCGAATTGGCCGGTAGATATCTGGATAGGCTCGAATTAATAGATCTGTTCCTGTCGGAGTTCGAACCGAGATATAAGGAGATAAATTCCGGCGAATGGTTAACCCTCCTTTCGGAGTACAGACAACTATCCTGGACGTTAGGCAAGCAGGTGAGATTAATCACAGATGGATGTCGGATTGGAGGGTTAGCCTTGGATATCGGCGAGCAGGGAGAATTACTTGTTAGACTCCCTGACGGCAGGCTTGAAAGGGCGTTCAGCGGAGAATCCTCGATAGATTGTTGA
- a CDS encoding iron-containing alcohol dehydrogenase, with protein MAVEMTFQLYTKVIKGVGAIKSVGEEAKGLKGERALIVTGPKILKTGLIDEVRNSLSDAGISYEIFSEVEPNPSVRTVEKGKEILLSDGFDLIIAVGGGSNIDAAKAMAVMAVNPGSICDYEGADKFQNPPLPIIAVPTTAGTGSEVTFASVVTDTERNYKFVVWSRLLAPKVAILDPLTLSTAPRSVVIAAGMDALTHAIESYVSKLANPYTENFALTAIEIISKNLPPAVADPANPVAAENMLTASNMAGIAFTNTRLGIVHAMALPPSALYDVPHGIANTILLPHGIEFNRIGNPTKYAHIAYAMGESAQTVREASLLAAEAVRKLAMDIGAPLSLSSVGVESDSIPKMAEDAMKSGHLAVNPRKVTFEDMIRIYQAAF; from the coding sequence ATGGCGGTCGAGATGACCTTCCAGCTTTACACGAAGGTAATTAAGGGCGTCGGGGCCATAAAAAGCGTCGGCGAGGAGGCGAAAGGGCTTAAAGGGGAGAGAGCCCTTATAGTTACGGGGCCGAAAATATTGAAGACGGGGTTAATCGATGAGGTGAGGAACTCCCTGAGCGATGCGGGTATAAGTTACGAGATCTTCTCGGAGGTCGAGCCCAATCCCTCCGTTAGGACGGTTGAAAAGGGCAAAGAGATTCTCCTCTCCGACGGATTTGACCTGATAATCGCCGTGGGAGGAGGGAGCAACATAGATGCTGCCAAAGCGATGGCTGTGATGGCCGTTAATCCCGGTTCGATCTGCGATTATGAAGGTGCCGATAAGTTTCAAAATCCACCTCTGCCTATAATAGCCGTTCCGACGACCGCTGGAACGGGCAGCGAGGTCACGTTCGCATCGGTGGTGACCGATACGGAGAGAAACTATAAGTTCGTCGTCTGGAGTCGTCTGTTAGCTCCTAAGGTGGCGATACTCGATCCACTGACCCTGTCCACCGCTCCCCGCTCGGTTGTGATCGCCGCTGGGATGGACGCCCTGACGCACGCTATAGAATCCTATGTCTCCAAGCTCGCTAATCCCTATACCGAGAATTTCGCCCTCACCGCCATAGAGATCATCTCCAAGAACCTGCCGCCCGCCGTTGCCGATCCGGCCAATCCGGTTGCCGCTGAGAACATGCTTACGGCGAGTAATATGGCCGGTATAGCGTTCACGAACACCAGGTTAGGGATCGTGCATGCGATGGCCCTTCCGCCGAGCGCCCTTTATGATGTACCCCATGGGATAGCCAATACGATACTTCTGCCTCACGGGATAGAGTTCAATCGGATCGGCAATCCGACCAAGTATGCGCATATAGCCTATGCGATGGGTGAATCGGCTCAGACGGTGAGGGAGGCATCTTTACTAGCGGCGGAGGCGGTCCGAAAGCTGGCGATGGATATAGGGGCACCGCTTTCCCTCTCCAGCGTCGGTGTCGAGAGCGATTCGATCCCCAAAATGGCTGAGGACGCTATGAAAAGCGGCCATTTAGCGGTCAACCCACGCAAGGTCACCTTCGAGGATATGATCAGGATTTATCAGGCGGCTTTCTAG
- a CDS encoding DeoR/GlpR transcriptional regulator, which yields MLTEERRLKILEIVESEGKAEVKTLSELLGVSGITIRRDLQILEKEGLLRRTRGGALPRGTKLEPPYSVQEKRFLEDKRRIGAEAVKLIEDGDTIILEASTTVLQIARNLKNKGNITVVTNSITIAHELLFRRGVEVILTGGELNFNSLALLGPLAERCFGELTVDKAFIGISAIDEEGMSTSTLTEASVKKAIIASAREVIGVADHSKFGRRAFAYVAPIESLSKLITDKEVPGGIIEKIKGKSVQVILC from the coding sequence GTGTTAACGGAGGAGAGACGACTCAAGATATTGGAAATAGTTGAGAGCGAAGGGAAAGCGGAGGTCAAAACCCTAAGCGAGCTTTTAGGTGTAAGCGGTATAACCATAAGACGCGACCTCCAAATTCTCGAAAAGGAAGGTCTACTGAGAAGAACCAGGGGAGGAGCGCTTCCAAGAGGAACAAAACTTGAGCCTCCTTACAGCGTTCAGGAGAAGAGGTTCCTTGAGGATAAAAGGAGGATCGGCGCTGAAGCCGTGAAACTCATAGAGGATGGGGATACCATCATACTTGAGGCGAGCACGACCGTCCTTCAAATCGCTAGGAACCTCAAGAACAAAGGAAATATCACCGTGGTGACGAACTCGATAACCATCGCTCACGAGCTCCTTTTCCGAAGAGGGGTGGAGGTCATCCTCACGGGCGGCGAGCTGAACTTCAACAGCCTCGCGCTCCTGGGCCCACTAGCTGAGAGATGTTTTGGGGAATTGACCGTTGATAAAGCCTTTATCGGGATAAGTGCCATTGATGAGGAGGGCATGAGCACATCAACCTTAACGGAAGCCAGCGTGAAAAAGGCGATAATAGCCTCCGCAAGGGAGGTCATAGGCGTTGCAGATCATAGCAAATTCGGTCGAAGGGCTTTCGCATACGTCGCTCCTATTGAGAGTTTGAGCAAGCTCATCACGGATAAAGAGGTTCCAGGGGGAATCATCGAGAAAATAAAGGGGAAAAGCGTTCAAGTTATATTGTGTTAG
- a CDS encoding GNAT family N-acetyltransferase, which produces MDGERIRVRRAIDRDVEVIHAVMVSAFGIERGSERWESWRRLAEGWRNFLVLEMDGEIVGVTRIGRDKLRYGEATILKGDVGYVSVRRELQGQGLGTTLMREVVRFMREEGFHISRLGGLIRFYSRFGYVPFPRRFYEFPIEPARAGAMTLQPEEFLALTPEKGEIRAYEPRRDWPERRRLYDLFNRARTGSIVEETPPRPEEGGPDRSGLRWVYEEEGKLHGYIFAHVHGEEADIHGAFDLSHPSALPSLVRKILLELYRRGVKRILGRLPFDHAVENKLVEGGIYFVLRELNSYPASNMLLLIDLKRFLRAVTPEWSRRLRRIDISPPWMGTFEIRVEDQAAKIAVTEEGIKVEEGSAPKCVLDLGRRDFLLLALGYRGFDELRGAIRSEIPKSLAVLFSLLFRREPVATGPLG; this is translated from the coding sequence ATGGACGGCGAGAGGATTAGGGTGAGGCGAGCGATCGATCGGGATGTAGAGGTAATCCACGCCGTTATGGTCTCGGCATTCGGGATAGAACGGGGATCGGAGAGATGGGAGAGCTGGAGAAGGCTCGCCGAAGGATGGAGGAACTTCCTCGTGCTGGAGATGGACGGCGAGATCGTGGGCGTGACGAGGATCGGAAGGGACAAACTCCGCTACGGGGAGGCGACGATCCTTAAGGGCGACGTGGGATATGTGAGCGTGAGGAGGGAGCTTCAAGGGCAGGGTTTGGGAACAACGCTTATGAGAGAGGTCGTTAGGTTCATGAGGGAGGAGGGATTTCACATCTCACGGCTGGGCGGGCTCATCCGGTTCTACAGCCGTTTCGGCTATGTCCCCTTCCCAAGGAGGTTCTATGAGTTCCCGATCGAACCCGCCCGCGCGGGCGCCATGACATTACAGCCGGAGGAGTTCCTGGCTCTAACGCCGGAGAAGGGGGAGATAAGGGCTTATGAACCTCGAAGGGATTGGCCCGAGCGGAGAAGGCTATATGATCTCTTCAACCGTGCTCGAACGGGCTCGATCGTAGAGGAGACACCTCCGAGGCCGGAGGAAGGTGGACCGGATAGATCAGGTTTGAGATGGGTTTACGAGGAGGAAGGAAAACTTCACGGTTACATCTTCGCCCATGTCCACGGCGAGGAGGCCGACATCCATGGCGCCTTCGATCTATCCCATCCCTCAGCTCTTCCCTCACTTGTGAGAAAGATCCTGCTTGAGCTGTATAGACGGGGCGTGAAACGCATCCTGGGCAGATTGCCGTTTGACCACGCCGTTGAGAACAAGCTTGTGGAAGGAGGGATTTATTTCGTCCTTCGTGAGCTCAACTCATATCCGGCGTCGAACATGCTCTTATTGATCGATTTGAAGCGGTTCCTCAGAGCCGTAACCCCGGAGTGGTCGAGAAGGTTGCGCCGGATCGATATATCCCCGCCGTGGATGGGGACCTTTGAGATACGGGTGGAAGATCAGGCCGCGAAGATCGCCGTGACGGAGGAGGGGATTAAGGTGGAGGAGGGGAGCGCTCCGAAATGCGTTCTCGATCTCGGGCGGCGCGATTTCCTGCTCCTCGCTTTGGGATACCGGGGTTTTGACGAGCTCAGGGGGGCCATCAGGAGTGAGATTCCGAAATCGCTCGCCGTCCTTTTCTCCCTCCTCTTCAGGAGGGAACCGGTAGCTACGGGACCTCTGGGTTGA
- a CDS encoding sigma 54-interacting transcriptional regulator, giving the protein MDDVLKIPGDSLTRDELVGLLEISRTMNSSLDLEEVLDRALHEVVEILHAEASSIWLFDEKERDLYVASATGIREKEVKKVRLEPGKGIVGWVVKTGEPFMTQDARLEPKHARDIAEMLEYEGKEILCVPMRSKGKVIGAIEVINKSDGSAFTQKDLYHLSIFANLAGIAIENAKLYGMLQEENSSLRRKLGEIEFEDIVAKSQKMLDVIDMAKRVAQVNSTVLIRGESGTGKELIARAIHRASPRCDGPFIPVNCGAMPDTLLESELFGHEKGAFTGAIARKLGRFELADKGTIFLDEIGDMPPALQVKLLRVLQDRRFERVGGTKTIEVDVRIIAATNQNLEQLMAENKFREDLYYRLNVITIFVPPLRERPEDIPLLAEHFLRKYRTETNKKVVGFSEETMNMLMSYHWPGNVRELENAVEHAVVLTKSQIIQPDDLPFNLRSHEPEVPAQITTLEEAQREFKRRLIMRVLQQTGGNRTKAAQILNIQRTYLSRLIKELGINA; this is encoded by the coding sequence TTGGACGATGTCCTGAAAATACCCGGCGACAGCCTGACCAGAGATGAGTTGGTTGGGCTTCTGGAGATAAGCCGAACGATGAATTCCTCCCTTGATCTGGAGGAGGTATTGGATCGGGCGCTACATGAGGTTGTGGAGATCCTACATGCGGAGGCGAGTTCAATATGGCTCTTCGATGAGAAGGAGAGGGATCTGTATGTGGCCAGCGCCACGGGAATAAGGGAAAAAGAGGTAAAAAAGGTCAGGTTGGAGCCCGGCAAGGGGATCGTAGGTTGGGTCGTCAAAACAGGTGAACCCTTCATGACGCAGGATGCTCGTCTGGAGCCGAAACATGCCCGCGATATAGCGGAGATGCTGGAGTATGAGGGCAAGGAGATATTATGTGTGCCGATGCGGTCTAAAGGGAAGGTGATAGGAGCCATAGAGGTGATAAACAAATCGGATGGATCTGCCTTCACACAAAAGGACCTGTATCACCTCTCGATATTCGCAAACCTCGCCGGGATAGCCATCGAAAACGCAAAACTCTACGGGATGCTTCAGGAGGAGAACAGCTCGCTTCGGAGAAAGCTCGGCGAGATAGAGTTTGAGGATATCGTCGCCAAAAGCCAGAAGATGCTTGATGTCATAGATATGGCCAAGCGTGTGGCACAGGTCAATTCCACCGTCCTCATACGGGGCGAAAGTGGGACCGGAAAGGAGCTGATCGCCAGAGCCATTCATCGGGCAAGCCCCAGATGTGATGGGCCTTTCATCCCCGTAAACTGCGGGGCAATGCCCGATACCCTCCTGGAAAGCGAGCTCTTTGGACATGAAAAAGGGGCCTTTACGGGAGCTATCGCCCGAAAATTGGGTAGATTTGAACTGGCTGATAAGGGCACCATATTCCTGGACGAGATAGGTGATATGCCTCCGGCGCTCCAGGTCAAGCTGCTGAGGGTCCTACAGGATAGGAGGTTTGAAAGAGTTGGTGGGACTAAAACGATCGAGGTGGACGTCAGGATAATAGCGGCGACGAATCAGAACCTCGAACAACTGATGGCGGAAAACAAGTTCCGAGAAGATCTCTATTACCGACTCAACGTCATAACTATCTTTGTCCCGCCGCTTCGGGAACGGCCCGAGGATATACCTCTCCTGGCGGAGCATTTCCTACGCAAATACCGGACGGAGACCAACAAGAAGGTGGTTGGGTTCTCGGAGGAGACGATGAACATGCTTATGAGCTACCATTGGCCGGGAAACGTTCGGGAGCTTGAAAACGCCGTGGAACACGCCGTGGTGCTCACCAAGTCGCAGATCATACAGCCCGATGATCTCCCCTTTAACCTCAGGTCACATGAACCAGAGGTGCCAGCTCAAATAACCACCCTGGAGGAAGCACAGAGGGAGTTCAAAAGACGGCTTATCATGAGGGTTCTACAGCAGACGGGGGGAAACAGGACGAAAGCCGCCCAGATATTGAACATACAGAGAACCTACCTCTCCAGGCTCATCAAGGAACTGGGGATAAACGCCTAA
- a CDS encoding Gfo/Idh/MocA family oxidoreductase — MIRVGLIGCGGISRAHADGWNSVKEKAKVVATADLIPERAKERANQLGAEEFYTDYEPLLEREDIDAVDICLPHYLHAEATIKAAERGKHVLIEKPMARNLKEAKEMVQACEKNKVILMVGHCMRFEPENEKAKEIIDSGKLGRITLARFQYEVYPGLKDFHYKREKIGGGGVISAGIHYVDLMRWLVGDVERVSLFSNSFVRGLEGEDTAALSLEFQNGAVGVLSFSWATKFGGSLFRIHGSEGTLAREGGLWLYSEEYPKGLKVEVTPESSFRREISHFVDCMEESREPLTSGRDAYESLEVVIAAYKSLEEGRIIRLSEI; from the coding sequence ATGATAAGGGTGGGGCTTATCGGTTGCGGAGGGATCAGCCGTGCCCATGCGGACGGTTGGAACTCCGTCAAGGAGAAAGCTAAGGTGGTCGCAACTGCCGATTTAATCCCCGAAAGGGCGAAAGAGAGAGCAAACCAACTCGGGGCGGAGGAGTTCTACACCGATTATGAACCCCTGCTTGAAAGGGAGGATATAGACGCCGTGGATATCTGCCTGCCGCATTATCTGCACGCCGAGGCGACGATCAAGGCTGCTGAAAGAGGAAAACATGTCCTGATCGAAAAGCCGATGGCTAGAAATCTCAAGGAAGCTAAAGAGATGGTTCAAGCGTGCGAGAAGAACAAAGTCATACTGATGGTCGGGCATTGCATGAGGTTTGAGCCTGAAAACGAGAAGGCGAAGGAGATAATAGATAGCGGTAAACTGGGGAGGATAACGCTGGCTAGATTCCAATATGAGGTATATCCGGGGTTGAAGGATTTCCACTATAAGAGGGAGAAGATAGGTGGTGGAGGGGTTATCTCGGCGGGGATCCATTACGTCGATCTGATGAGATGGCTCGTAGGGGATGTGGAGAGGGTTTCACTCTTCTCAAACAGTTTCGTAAGAGGGTTGGAGGGGGAGGACACGGCGGCGTTGTCTTTGGAGTTTCAAAACGGCGCCGTAGGAGTTCTCTCGTTCAGCTGGGCTACGAAATTCGGCGGCTCACTCTTCAGAATTCACGGCAGCGAAGGAACGCTCGCAAGGGAAGGAGGGCTGTGGCTTTACTCCGAGGAATATCCTAAAGGGCTTAAAGTTGAGGTAACCCCTGAGTCCAGCTTCAGGAGGGAGATATCCCATTTCGTGGATTGCATGGAGGAATCGAGGGAACCGTTGACATCGGGAAGAGATGCTTATGAATCGTTGGAAGTGGTGATAGCCGCTTATAAATCGCTGGAGGAGGGGAGGATAATCCGCCTTAGTGAGATTTAA
- a CDS encoding polysaccharide deacetylase family protein — protein MTSYIFAYDLESDLCVKAAGKLVEIHKRYDIPATFFILGRVLESHGDTLREIFGEDPLFDLQSHTYSHRLLKDNLMHGSGIGLEELRDEISLGKKLVEDTFGRECLGVRSGCGFYRGLQGERERLKVIWECGVKYISTDLRGPADSIPSGLQQAYWYDEEGIPKLLELPGHGWHDNVLKSSEPRLCLPWPPVLMWGIPNRPPRNPEEEVEVQKIWIDKAISLGLDYISLVYHPHSIYRISQDCRTMELLMREVKRRNMPATTYTELYRFYSSHPDAVPGREAWDWEAQYERDKLILWRMANTI, from the coding sequence ATGACCAGTTACATCTTCGCGTATGACCTTGAGAGCGATCTCTGTGTGAAGGCCGCAGGTAAGCTGGTGGAAATACATAAAAGGTATGATATACCCGCTACCTTCTTCATCCTGGGGAGGGTCTTAGAGAGTCACGGGGATACCCTCAGGGAGATCTTCGGAGAGGATCCGCTCTTCGACCTTCAATCCCACACATACTCCCACCGTCTCCTTAAGGATAACCTCATGCACGGCTCAGGGATAGGGTTGGAGGAGCTGAGGGATGAGATATCACTGGGCAAGAAGCTCGTGGAGGATACCTTCGGGAGGGAGTGTTTGGGGGTCAGAAGCGGATGCGGGTTTTACAGAGGTTTGCAGGGAGAGAGGGAGAGACTTAAGGTGATATGGGAGTGCGGGGTTAAGTATATAAGCACGGACCTGAGGGGACCGGCTGATTCCATTCCCTCCGGCCTTCAGCAGGCGTATTGGTATGACGAGGAAGGGATACCGAAACTTCTGGAGCTTCCCGGACATGGATGGCATGACAACGTGCTCAAAAGTTCCGAACCGAGACTATGCCTACCCTGGCCGCCTGTGCTCATGTGGGGGATCCCGAACCGCCCGCCAAGGAACCCTGAGGAGGAAGTTGAGGTCCAAAAGATCTGGATAGACAAGGCTATCTCCCTCGGCCTGGATTACATATCCCTGGTATATCACCCACACAGCATATATAGGATAAGCCAGGATTGTAGGACGATGGAACTTCTCATGAGGGAAGTTAAAAGGAGAAATATGCCTGCCACGACCTATACCGAGTTATACAGGTTCTACTCCTCTCATCCTGATGCGGTCCCGGGGAGAGAAGCGTGGGATTGGGAAGCTCAATATGAAAGGGACAAGCTGATATTGTGGAGGATGGCTAACACAATATAA
- the nadC gene encoding carboxylating nicotinate-nucleotide diphosphorylase, which translates to MISPLTMRLIRLAIEEDIGLGDITSRLVLPIGLRGEAIIIAKDNGILAGMEFFKAVYAEIDPHLEISFEKEDGEEIRYGEVVCSLKGSVESILTGERTGLNFLQRLSGIATLTAKFVREVKGFPVKITDTRKTTPGWREMEKYAVRVGGGYNHRLGLYDSVLIKDNHIAAAGSITAAVKAAREKAPHTMKIEVEVETLEGVEEALRAHVDIIMLDNMPIEMIRQAVNMIDGRALVEVSGGISLKDVRQIAEIGVDIISIGALTHSATPVDMSMKLVSG; encoded by the coding sequence ATGATATCTCCTTTAACCATGAGGTTAATTCGGCTTGCCATTGAGGAGGATATAGGGTTAGGTGATATTACCTCCAGACTCGTGCTGCCCATAGGGCTCCGCGGGGAAGCTATCATCATCGCTAAAGACAACGGCATTCTGGCCGGCATGGAGTTCTTCAAGGCGGTGTATGCTGAGATCGATCCCCACCTTGAGATCTCCTTTGAGAAGGAGGACGGCGAGGAGATAAGATATGGTGAGGTAGTTTGCTCACTGAAGGGTTCGGTTGAGTCCATCCTGACCGGAGAAAGGACGGGTCTTAACTTTCTGCAGAGGCTTTCCGGTATAGCGACCTTGACGGCGAAGTTCGTCAGGGAGGTTAAAGGATTTCCGGTTAAGATCACCGATACGAGAAAAACCACCCCCGGCTGGCGGGAGATGGAGAAATACGCCGTTAGGGTCGGAGGGGGATATAACCATAGACTTGGGCTATATGATTCAGTGCTTATAAAGGATAATCACATAGCTGCCGCGGGCTCCATAACGGCGGCCGTCAAAGCCGCTAGGGAAAAAGCCCCCCACACGATGAAGATAGAAGTCGAGGTTGAAACTCTAGAGGGGGTCGAAGAGGCGCTTAGAGCTCATGTGGACATCATAATGCTGGACAATATGCCTATCGAAATGATCCGTCAGGCGGTGAACATGATAGATGGCAGGGCACTTGTGGAGGTCTCAGGCGGAATCTCCCTAAAGGACGTTCGGCAAATAGCCGAAATAGGGGTAGATATCATATCGATCGGTGCCCTGACCCACTCAGCTACGCCCGTCGATATGAGTATGAAGCTGGTATCCGGATGA
- a CDS encoding cyclic nucleotide-binding domain-containing protein, which translates to MNVYRYKPNRETLDLILNLAEEFPDLHDLISYPHVGECFLTRLAILYEHAPSFLLGGEVESERLRELVLVLALSYLDRFLRNVPDVNLQPNPDPRRVVMSTFWHRDVWDPVEHLIQAAKEGIEGVEIALDFHPFNPTKLLPCEIPPNKRHQLRYISKELNVRLSYHSPIVGPYSSPDPSGRQLFYDPAENVELMKEVIELARETGAEAVVIHLVDPESLERIIEIINSASGSDVVVALENYYQTGFRQDSEAFISVLEKLKGMLDPEVLNRNFGVTFDPGHYNVEGEDPIISASRVGRWCRDNGIRIVKFHATVNYGPLHCFPPNYSSDVHDRVSSKGINNPLIIKLLRSMGHIFSVTAEQIAPLDEEDTSVIDEAQRAKIDLSYEAIVRKGKEVLTAIPPDRLITTEFAREEAYQFIAGLEGIEGLREYMIYRQVQQVANMTSETAKTATTLFMNLSEREQKLLLNSLDNLLLSSIGPAYGEIGPEDVEEICERLSGAILEALNRQMLAELFSEVRTLKAGDVICHEGDVGDEMFYIKDGFVSIYLDEISVARLGPGEVLGEMSIFYNLPRTATIKAQSDLELGVINREKVLSILREKGDQAKALLYRLYMTLPRRVREMNLLYTERFGYVGLEIGQRLIDQMIALEGFPLMVRLDRMNSEELKDLFEDGRFYPEGVVIIKKGSDGSGIYFIDRGSVRVVDFQEDKPVLLALLNEGEIFGEMSVIDRSKTSATVISEGAFIRFLPRRRFNEILSSDPGLSYRLISTLCSILMDRLYRLDRLFKLTKTFVSNVA; encoded by the coding sequence ATGAACGTATACAGATATAAACCCAACCGGGAAACGCTCGATCTGATATTAAATCTGGCAGAGGAATTCCCCGATCTTCATGATCTGATCTCATATCCACACGTGGGAGAATGTTTTCTGACCAGACTGGCCATCCTCTATGAGCACGCACCGAGCTTTCTACTGGGAGGCGAGGTGGAGTCGGAAAGACTTAGGGAACTTGTGTTGGTGCTGGCGCTTTCATATCTGGATCGGTTTTTGAGGAACGTGCCGGACGTAAATCTCCAGCCAAATCCCGACCCCAGAAGAGTCGTCATGTCTACCTTTTGGCATAGGGATGTATGGGACCCTGTCGAACATCTGATACAGGCGGCAAAAGAAGGGATTGAAGGGGTGGAGATAGCGCTGGACTTTCACCCGTTTAATCCAACCAAGTTGCTACCCTGTGAGATCCCACCGAACAAACGTCATCAGCTACGTTATATCTCAAAGGAGCTAAACGTGAGGTTATCATATCATTCCCCGATTGTCGGGCCTTACTCTTCACCTGATCCGTCAGGAAGACAGCTCTTTTACGATCCTGCCGAAAACGTTGAGCTGATGAAGGAAGTGATCGAATTGGCCAGGGAGACAGGGGCGGAGGCAGTTGTGATTCACCTCGTCGATCCCGAATCGCTGGAAAGGATAATCGAGATAATAAACAGCGCCTCTGGAAGTGATGTCGTCGTTGCCCTGGAGAATTACTATCAAACCGGCTTCAGACAGGATTCAGAGGCGTTTATATCGGTGCTGGAAAAGCTGAAAGGCATGCTTGATCCTGAGGTGTTGAATCGCAATTTCGGGGTCACCTTTGACCCGGGCCATTACAACGTCGAGGGCGAAGATCCCATAATTTCGGCCTCCAGGGTGGGTAGATGGTGCCGGGATAACGGTATTAGGATCGTCAAGTTCCACGCGACTGTCAATTATGGACCTTTACACTGTTTCCCACCCAATTACAGCTCAGACGTCCATGACAGAGTCTCGAGCAAGGGGATAAATAATCCGCTGATAATTAAGCTGCTGAGGTCAATGGGTCATATCTTCTCCGTGACAGCGGAGCAAATTGCCCCTCTTGACGAGGAGGATACGAGCGTCATAGATGAGGCACAGAGGGCGAAGATCGATCTCTCGTATGAAGCTATCGTGAGGAAGGGGAAGGAAGTTCTCACTGCTATCCCACCTGATAGGCTGATCACAACCGAATTCGCCCGTGAGGAGGCCTATCAATTTATAGCCGGACTTGAGGGGATCGAGGGATTAAGGGAGTACATGATTTACAGACAGGTTCAACAGGTTGCCAATATGACCTCTGAGACGGCCAAAACCGCTACCACGCTTTTCATGAACCTGAGCGAAAGGGAACAGAAGCTGTTGCTTAACTCCCTGGATAACCTTCTCCTTTCATCTATAGGTCCTGCTTATGGTGAAATAGGCCCCGAGGATGTGGAGGAAATATGTGAACGACTCAGCGGGGCGATCCTTGAAGCGCTTAACAGACAGATGCTGGCGGAGCTTTTCTCGGAGGTTCGGACCCTTAAAGCCGGCGATGTAATCTGTCACGAAGGAGATGTGGGGGATGAGATGTTCTATATCAAAGATGGCTTCGTCAGCATCTATCTGGATGAGATATCGGTGGCACGCTTAGGTCCCGGCGAGGTGCTCGGCGAGATGTCGATCTTCTACAATTTACCCCGAACCGCTACGATTAAAGCTCAAAGCGATCTCGAACTCGGCGTTATAAATCGGGAGAAGGTTCTTTCCATCCTTCGTGAAAAGGGCGATCAGGCCAAGGCTCTCCTCTACAGACTATACATGACCTTGCCCAGGAGGGTCAGGGAGATGAACTTGCTCTATACCGAGCGGTTCGGATATGTCGGACTTGAAATCGGTCAGAGATTGATCGATCAGATGATAGCGCTTGAGGGATTTCCCCTGATGGTGAGGCTTGATCGGATGAACTCTGAAGAGCTCAAGGATCTCTTCGAGGACGGTAGGTTTTACCCTGAAGGTGTGGTCATAATCAAGAAGGGTTCCGATGGATCGGGTATATACTTCATAGATAGAGGTTCAGTACGAGTCGTGGATTTCCAGGAGGATAAACCGGTGTTGCTGGCATTGCTCAACGAGGGGGAGATATTCGGCGAGATGTCGGTGATCGATCGATCTAAAACCTCAGCCACCGTTATATCAGAGGGGGCTTTCATAAGGTTCCTGCCGAGGCGGAGGTTTAATGAGATCCTCTCAAGCGATCCAGGCCTCTCCTATAGGTTGATCTCCACTCTCTGTTCGATACTGATGGATAGACTTTACAGATTGGATAGGTTGTTTAAACTCACCAAAACCTTCGTGTCTAACGTCGCCTGA